One region of Thunnus albacares chromosome 20, fThuAlb1.1, whole genome shotgun sequence genomic DNA includes:
- the LOC122971765 gene encoding myoferlin-like isoform X1, which translates to MLRVVVESAKGLPKKKLGSPDPIVSVIFKDEKKKTKSIDSELNPVWNEVLEFDLKGTPLDSSSYLDVIVKDYETIGKDKFLGSTKISLRDLASGQIRSLPSKNVPLVSESGQNIGATINLVVAYDPPANAAPNPNDPQGGDATVDAGGGGGDGGDEAAVDGNQSGSPGVPSSSGQPAKLRQRLARVQNRHRLVDKPQDFQIRVRIIEARQLPGNNIKPVVKVNVCGQTHRTRIKRGNNPFFDEIFFYNVHMLPSELFEQNISFRVYNSYSLRADSLMGEFKLDVGYVYDEPVHCVMRKWLLLNDPDDSSSGAKGYLKVSLFVVGAGDEPPEEKRESNDDQDDIESNLLLPAGVTLRWATLSLKVFRAEDIPQMDDAFVQTMKDFFGGEGNKKNLVDPFLEARFAGRKLCTQIMEKNANPEWNQVLNLHAKFPSMCERVKMTVFDWDRLTGNDAIGTTYLNLARIASSGGEIEEEHAGNGEIPSYEANTGESEVGFLPVFGPSYINLYGSPREFTGLPDPYEDLNYGKGEGVAYRGRILVEISTKLEGKVDKTVDTIHSDDILVAQKYQRRRKYCLCAVFHSATMIQEPGEPIQFEVSIGNYGNKLDTTCKPLASTTQYSCAVFDGNHYYYLPWAGTKPVVVVTSFWEDISHRLDTVNIILYITHRLQSNLEAFKTAISAKVSDNQLVEVWLKLLNQLIEDLESFPTPELEGRSNLTSLDIQLKKLRDSALITIKEGARRMREEAREIRDTLADIEAWADKLKLLAEEPQNSMPDVIIWMLRGEKRVAYSRIPAHQILYSTYSEQACGQDCGKTQTVFLQYPMDKNKGLKVPIKIRVNMWLGLSAHEKKFNSFSEGTFSVFAELYENQAQVFGKWGTTGLVGRHKFSDVTGKLKLKQEYFMPPRGWEWEDEWFIDPEKALLTEADAGHTEFMDEVFQNETRFPGGEWKAASEPFTDVNGEKSCNPGEFDCPPGWIWEDEWAVDVNRAVDDQGWEYGVTIPPDDKPRSWVPAEKVYHVHRRRRLVRPRKRAALPAGAAVERRDQGDPEGWEFSSLIGWKFHRKERSSDTFRRRRWRRKMAPEDRLGSAIFQLEGALGVDTEEREKGSKADATKLFGANTPTVSCFFDRSYMYHLRVYVYQARNLTSLDKDSFSDPYAHVSFLHVSKTTEKLQATLNPTWDQTLIFSDVEIHGDPQTLAHRPPDVVLEFYDYDQVGKDELLGRSVCVPLVKLNPGIDQTPKLLWHPIIQKGRQAGEALVAAELILKDKSGESDLPLVPPKRAENLYMVPQGIRPVVQLTAIEILAWGLRNMKSYQLATVSSPSLVVECGGHRVESAVIKNIKKSPNFPGSVLFIKVLLPKDEMYTPPIVLKVIDHRPFGRKPVVGQCTITSLEQFRCDPYVITAEGAMSSKMALMRASPAKHVAINMEENRPLLEAQFMYSMSAAVNKMASPPSHFHIEKVRQYHKIYLLYQVQRIMLAKVKIMQFNHQEKETVDWWSKFYASTGEQEKCGPYLKKGYDTLKVYECELEDVPEFKGLTDFCNTFKLQRGKNENGDDDPSVVGEFKGSFKVYPLSDDPGVAPPPRQFRELPESGPQECLVRVYIVRAIDLQPKDNNGRCDPYMKISLGKNKIEDRDHYLPNTTSPVFGRMFEMTCFLPQDKDLKISVYDYDLLTRDEKVGETVIDLENRFLSRYNAYCGLPQSYCISGINQWRDQMKPSEILENLARLKGLSKPRTEDNGTSLTFNGKDYTLAQFEDNKEIHQHLGPARERLCLHVLRTQGLVPEHVETRTLYSTFQPNLSQGKLQMWVDVFPKSIGLPGGPFDITPRKPKKYFLRVVIWNTTDVTLDETSITGEHMSDIYVKGWMPGMEEDKQKTDVHYRSLDGDGNFNWRFVFDFDFLPAEQLCLVSKKENFWSLDKTEFRIPPKLIVQIWDNDKFSLDDYLGTLELDLRNLIPPAKTPEKCSLKMMDVLEMEVPHKMENAKSLFAQQSVRGWWPCSIEQDGKKALGGKVEMTLEIVSEADSDEKPAGRGRDEPNMNPKLDPPKRPETSFFWFTNPCKTMKFIVWRRFRCLFIGLIILFIVLLFLAILLYSLPNYISMKIVNPLR; encoded by the exons ATTCCTTGGGTCAACCAAAATCTCTTTGAGAGACCTTGCGTCTGGTCAAATTAGATCACTGCCGTCCAAAAATGTTCCATTGGTCAGTGAGAGTGGACAGAATATTGGA GCTACAATCAACCTTGTAGTTGCCTATGATCCTCCAGCCAATGCTGCACCAAACCCCAATGACCCTCAAGGAGGAGATGCCACAGTGGATGCTG gtggcggtggtggtgacGGGGGAGATGAGGCCGCAGTTGATGGGAACCAAAGCGGCTCTCCAGGGGTCCCCTCGTCCTCTGGTCAGCCCGCTAAACTCCGCCAGCGGCTTGCCAGGGTGCAGAATCGCCACCGACTAGTCGATAAACCTCAGGACTTccag ATCCGTGTCCGGATCATCGAGGCCCGTCAGTTGCCTGGCAACAACATCAAACCAGTGGTGAAGGTGAATGTGTGTGGTCAGACCCACAGGACCAGGATCAAGAGGGGAAACAACCCTTTCTTTGATGAG aTATTCTTCTACAATGTCCACATGCTACCATCAGAATTGTTTGAACAGAACATCAGCTTTCGG GTGTATAACTCCTATTCATTGAGGGCTGACAGTCTCATGGGAGAATTCAAG CTGGACGTTGGTTATGTTTATGACGAACCAG TCCACTGTGTCATGAGGAAATGGCTTCTCTTGAATGACCCAGATGACTCCAGCTCTGGGGCTAAAGGCTACCTCAAAGTCAGCCTCTTTGTAGTGGGGGCTGGGGACGAGCCTCCG GAGGAGAAAAGGGAGTCTAATGATGACCAGGATGACATAGAAAGCAacctgctgctgccagctggtGTCACTCTGCGATGGGCTACACTGTCGCTGAAggtgttcagagctgaagacaTTCCCCAGA tgGATGACGCATTCGTCCAGACAATGAAAGACTTTTTTGGAGGAGAGGGAAACAAGAAGAACCTAGTGGATCCCTTCTTAGAAGCTCGTTTTGCTGGCAGAAAG CTGTGCACTCAGATCATGGAGAAGAATGCAAACCCTGAGTGGAACCAAGTGTTGAACCTCCATGCCAAG TTCCCCTCTATGTGTGAGCGTGTCAAAATGACAGTCTTTGATTG GGATCGTTTGACTGGAAATGATGCTATTGGCACCACGTACCTGAACCTGGCCAGGATAGCTTCCTCTGGTGGAGAGATAGAAG AGGAACATGCTGGAAATGGGGAAATACCGTCATATGAAG CGAACACAGGAGAGTCTGAAGTGGGTTTCCTGCCCGTCTTTGGGCCCAGCTATATCAACCTGTATGGCAGCCCCAGAGAGTTCACCGGCCTGCCAGATCCCTATGAAGATCTCAATTATGGAAAG GGAGAAGGAGTGGCCTACAGGGGCAGGATCCTGGTCGAGATATCCACTAAGCTAGAGGGGAAAGTGGACAAAACCGTAGACACCATCCACAGTGATGACATCCTGGTGGCGCAG AAGtaccagaggaggaggaagtacTGTCTGTGTGCGGTCTTCCACAGCGCCACCATGATACAAGAACCTGGAGAACCAATACAGTTTGAAGTCAGCATCGGTAACTACGGTAACAAACTGGACACCACCTGCAAACCACTGGCTTCCACCACTCAGTATAGCTGTGCTGTATTTGATG GTAACCACTATTACTACCTTCCCTGGGCGGGTACCAAGCCGGTGGTTGTGGTTACCTCATTCTGGGAGGATATCAGCCACCGTCTGGACACTGTCAACATCATCCTCTACATTACTCACCGCCTG CAATCCAACCTGGAGGCATTTAAAACTGCTATTTCAGCTAAAGTGTCTGACAACCAACTTGTAGAGGTGTGGCTGAAGTTGCTCAATCAGCTGATTGAAGACTTAGAAAG TTTCCCAACACCTGAGCTGGAGGGCCGATCCAACCTGACATCTCTGGACATCCAGTTAAAGAAGCTGCGAGACAGTGCCTTGATCACCATCAAGGAAGGAGCCAGACGCATGAGAGAGGAGGCCAGAGAGATCAGAGACACTCTGGCTGACATAGAAGCCTGGGCGGACAAACTTAAACTGCTGGCTGAGGAG CCTCAGAACAGCATGCCTGACGTGATCATCTGGATGTTGCGGGGTGAGAAGAGGGTGGCCTACAGTCGCATCCCTGCTCACCAAATCCTGTACTCCACATACAGTGAGCAGGCTTGTGGACAAGACTGTGGCAAGACACAGACTGTCTTTTTACAG TACCCCATGGACAAGAACAAGGGCTTGAAGGTGCCAATTAAGATTAGAGTGAACATGTGGCTGGGTTTGTCTGCACATGAGAAGAAGTTCAACTCTTTTTCGGAGGGAACCTTCAGCGTGTTTGCTGAGCTG TATGAGAACCAGGCCCAGGTATTTGGGAAGTGGGGAACCACAGGACTGGTGGGACGCCACAAATTCTCAGATGTAACAGGCAAACTGAAGCTGAAACAAGAGTACTTCATGCCCCCCAGAGGATGGGAGTGGGAGGACGAATGGTTCATTGACCCAGAGAAGGC tcTGTTGACAGAGGCAGATGCAGGACACACTGAATTCATGGATGAGGTGTTCCAAAATGAGACTCGCTTCCCTGGTGGAGAGTGGAAGGCTGCCTCTGAGCCCTTCACCGATGTG AATGGAGAAAAGAGCTGCAACCCTGGAGAGTTTGATTGTCCTCCAGGTTGGATTTGGGAGGACGAGTGGGCTGTTGATGTCAACAGAGCCGTGGATGATCAAG GCTGGGAGTACGGGGTGACCATTCCTCCAGATGACAAGCCTCGGTCCTGGGTCCCTGCAGAGAAAGTGTACCATGTCCACCGCAGGAGAAGGCTGGTCCGACCTCGCAAGAGGGCTGCACTCCCTGCAGGAGCAGCTGTGGAG AGACGAGACCAAGGAGACCCAGAGGGCTGGGAATTCTCTTCACTGATTGGCTGGAAGTTCCACAGGAAGGAGCGTTCTTCAGATACGTTTCGTCGAAGGCGCTGGAGGCGGAAGATGGCACCAGAGGACCGCCTTGGATCTGCCATCTTCCAACTGGAAGGGGCGTTG GGTGTTgatacagaggagagagagaaaggctcCAAGGCCGACGCCACAAAATTGTTTGGTGCCAACACGCCCACTGTGTCCTGCTTCTTTGACA GGTCATATATGTACCATCTGCGTGTCTATGTCTATCAAGCAAGAAACTTGACATCTTTGGACAAAGACAGTTTTTCTG ATCCATATGCACACGTGTCCTTCCTGCATGTTAGTAAGACAACAGAGAAGCTGCAAGCAACGCTGAACCCAACCTGGGACCAAACTCTGATTTTCAGTGATGTGGAGATTCATGGAGATCCACAGACTTTGGCTCATCGCCCCCCTGATGTTGTACTGGAGTTCTACGACTATGACCAAGTG GGGAAGGATGAGCTGCTGGGCCGCAGTGTTTGTGTCCCACTGGTGAAGTTGAATCCAGGAATAGATCAGACACCCAAACTGCTGTGGCACCCCATCATCCAGAAGGGGCGTCAGGCAGGAGAGGCACTTGTGGCTGCTGAACTCATCCTTAAAGACAAG tcAGGCGAGTCAGATCTTCCCCTGGTTCCCCCAAAGAGAGCAGAGAATCTCTACATGGTTCCCCAGGGCATCCGGCCTGTTGTGCAGCTCACAGCAATAGAG ATTCTAGCGTGGGGCTTGAGGAACATGAAGTCATACCAGCTGGCCACAGTGTCCTCACCCAGCCTGGTGGTGGAGTGTGGAGGACATAGGGTGGAGTCAGCCGTCATCAAGAACATTAAAAAGAGCCCCAACTTCCCCGGCTCTGTCCTCTTCATCAAAGTG CTCCTTCCAAAGGATGAGATGTACACACCTCCCATTGTGCTGAAGGTGATCGACCACCGTCCATTTGGCAGGAAGCCCGTGGTGGGTCAGTGCACCATCACATCTCTGGAGCAGTTCAGATGCGACCCCTACGTCATCACTGCAGAGGGAGCCATGTCTTCCAAAA TGGCTCTCATGAGGGCATCTCCTGCCAAACATGTTGCTATCAACATGGAAGAAAACAGACCACTGCTAGAAGCTCAG TTCATGTACAGCATGTCAGCTGCTGTCAACAAAATGGcttcccccccctcccacttT CATATAGAGAAGGTGAGACAATATCACaagatttatttactttatcaAGTGCAGAGAATTATGCTTGCAAAGGTTAAAATTATGCAATTCAATCATCAGGAAAAAGAGACAGTTGATTGGTGGAGTAAATTTTACGCATCAACTGGAGAGCAGGAGAAATGCGGCCCTTACCTCAAGAAAGGATATGACACCCTCAAA GTGTATGAGTGTGAACTGGAGGATGTCCCAGAATTCAAAGGGCTGACTGATTTCTGCAACACCTTCAAACTGCAGCGAGGCAAGAATGAAAACGGGGATGACGACCCCTCTGTTGTTGGAGAGTTCAAG GGTTCATTCAAAGTGTACCCTCTGTCAGATGACCCAGGTGTTGCTCCTCCTCCCCGTCAATTCAGAGAGCTGCCAGAAAGCGGGCCTCAGGAGTGTCTGGTCAGGGTTTACATAGTCAGGGCCATAGACCTGCAACCCAAAGACAATAACGGAAGA TGTGATCCATACATGAAAATATCACTGGGAAAGAACAAGATTGAAGACAGAGACCATTATTTGCCCAACACCACCAGCCCTGTGTTTGGAAG gaTGTTTGAGATGACGTGTTTCCTGCCCCAGGACAAGGACTTGAAAATCTCTGTGTATGACTATGATCTCCTGACCCGCGATGAGAAAGTTGGTGAGACGGTGATTGACCTGGAGAACCGCTTCCTGTCCCGGTATAATGCCTACTGTGGCCTGCCGCAAAGCTACTGCAT TTCTGGTATCAACCAGTGGCGTGACCAGATGAAGCCGTCTGAGATCCTGGAGAACCTGGCTCGTCTAAAAGGCCTGTCCAAACCCAGGACTGAAGACAATGGCACATCACTAACCTTCAATGGAAAAGATTACACGCTGGCTCAGTTTG AGGACAACAAGGAAATTCATCAGCACTTGGGTCCAGCCAGAGAACGACTCTGTCTGCACGTGCTCAGAACACAGGGACTTGTCCCTGAACATGTGGAGACCAGGACCCTCTACAGCACCTTCCAGCCAAATCTCTCTCAG GGAAAGCTTCAGATGTGGGTGGATGTTTTCCCCAAAAGCATCGGCCTGCCTGGAGGTCCTTTTGACATCACACCACGCAAGCCTAAGAA GTATTTCCTGCGTGTTGTCATCTGGAACACCACAGATGTGACTCTGGATGAGACCAGCATCACTGGAGAACACATGAGTGACATCTACGTCAAAGG CTGGATGCCAGGCATGGAGGAGGACAAGCAGAAGACTGATGTTCATTACAGGTCTCTGGACGGAGACGGCAACTTTAATTGGAGGTTTGTCTTTGACTTCGACTTCCTGCCAGCGGAGCAACTTTGCCTTGTGTCCAAGAAG GAGAACTTTTGGAGTCTTGACAAAACCGAGTTCAGGATTCCCCCCAAGCTGATTGTTCAGATATGGGATAACGACAAATTCTCACTGGATGATTACCTTG GTACACTGGAGCTGGATTTGCGTAACCTGATTCCTCCTGCAAAGACCCCAGAGAAGTGTTCTCTGAAGATGATGGATGTTCTGGAAATGGAAGTTCCACACAAGATGGAGAATGCCAAGTCTCTTTTTGCTCAACAGTCAGTCAGAGGCTGGTGGCCCTGTTCCATCGAACAGGACGGGAAGAAGGCCTTAGGT GGCAAAGTGGAGATGACATTGGAGATTGTCAGTGAAGCAGATTCAGATGAGAAACCGGCAGGAAGAGGCAGGGACGAACCCAACATGAACCCAAAACTGGACCCTCCGAA GCGCCCAGAAACATCTTTCTTTTGGTTCACCAACCCCTGTAAGACCATGAAGTTCATTGTGTGGCGAAGGTTCAGGTGCCTCTTCATCGGACTCATCATTCTCTTCATAGTGCTTCTCTTCCTCGCCATCCTGTTGTACTCTTTACCG AACTACATCTCCATGAAGATAGTGAATCCACTAAGATAA